In a genomic window of Gossypium arboreum isolate Shixiya-1 chromosome 7, ASM2569848v2, whole genome shotgun sequence:
- the LOC108476591 gene encoding uncharacterized protein LOC108476591, protein MHFEDGLRDELRVLIASQRKRSESKNQEKDRSRNKRDSESLGPFGGSQEDCGRHHLGECWKKIGACFICGSMEHQVKNYPQRPVQMQGIRQGYVQPARGVQQPPKGRGQAKGGNGIERGRGAPGRGAGNTEECAQEIQGVIFPANLMELPFGEFNLILGMDWLVKYRASLDCAAKHMVLKNTEDEEVVVIRERRGYLSNVISALKAEKFVRKGCEAFLAYIGVSDSEGSLVEGIRTVKEFPDVFPDKLLGLPPCREVEFSIELLPETALVSIAPYRMAMKELVELKAQIQELLNRGFIRPSVSPWGAPMLFMKKKDGSMLPSDAVWADECTTYLYRSDEPSVPALSRSVRDIDDILVYLRTEKEHDAHLRVVLQSLREKQLYAKFKKCLIGYYKRFVEEFSLIAAPLTKLLRKGVPFDWSDRQQESFEKLKKVLTEAPVLIQPEYGKEFTIFSNASHVGLGCVLMQEGKVAAYASSQLKTHEANYPTHELELAVVVFALKI, encoded by the exons ATGCATTTCGAAGATGGCCTCCGAGATGAGTTACGAGTCTTGATAGCTTCGCAGAGGAAGCGCTCTGAGAGCAAAAACCAAGAGAAGGATAGGAGTAGaaataagagggattcagagtcTTTAGGTCCGTTTGGTGGGTCTCAAGAAG ATTGTGGGAGACATCACCTGGGTGAGTGTTGGAAGAAGATTGGGGCATGTTTCATATGTGGGTCTATGGAGCATCAAGTTAAGAATTATCCTCAGAGACCTGTTCAGATGCAAGGGATAAGACAGGGTTATGTACAGCCAGCGAGAGGTGTTCAACAGCCACCGAAaggccgtggtcaggccaaaGGTGGAAATGGTATAGAGCGAGGTCGTGgtgcacctggcagaggtgctggtaatactgag GAATGTGCCCAAGAGATTCAAGGAGTAATCTTTCCAGCGAATTTGATGGAGCTACCGTTTGGTGAATTCAACCTTATCTTGGGGATGGATTGGCTGGTTAAATATCGTGCaagtttggattgtgctgctaagcataTGGTGTTGAAGAATACTGAGGATGAGGAGGTGGTTGTGATTAGGGAGCGAAGGGGCTATCTATCAAATGTAATCTCTGCACTAAAGGCCGAGAAATTTGTTcgcaagggttgtgaggcgtttCTAGCCTACATTGGTGTATCTGATTCTGAGGGTTCTTTGGTCGAAGGTATTAGAACTGTTaaggaatttcctgatgtatttcctgatAAACTCCTTGGGTTGCCTCCGTGTCGTGAGGTCGAGTTTAGTATTGAGCTCCTACCGGAAACAGCTCtagtgtctatcgccccttataggatggcaATGAAGGAGCTGGTGGAGTTaaaagctcaaattcaagaaCTACTGAACCGAGGGTTTATTCGAcccagtgtgtctccatggggagcaccaatgTTGTTcatgaagaaaaaggatggatctatgc ttcctagtgatgccgtttgggctgatgaATGCACCACCTACctttatagatctgatgaaccgagtgttccagccctatctagaTCGGTTCGTGATATAGATGATATCCTGGTGTATTTGAGAACTGAGAAAGAACATGATGCGCATCTCCGTGTTGTTCTGCAGAGTTTAAGggagaagcagttatatgctaagttcaaaaaat gTCTGATTGGATATTACAAGCGCTTTGTGGAGGAGTTTTCACtaattgctgcacctctgactaagttactACGTAAAGGAGTACCATTTGATTGGAGTGATAGACAGCAAGAaagtttcgagaaactaaagaAGGTTTTAACTGAGGCCCCTGTTTTGATACAGCCAGAATATGGGAAGGAATTCACTATTTTTAGCAATGCATCGCACgttggtttgggctgtgtgttgatgcaagagggtaaggtggctGCTTACGCGTCTAGTCAGCTTAAAACCCATGAGgcgaattaccctacgcatgaatTGGAATTAGCCGTGGTGGTATTTGCTCTAAAAATCTga